The Xenopus tropicalis strain Nigerian chromosome 2, UCB_Xtro_10.0, whole genome shotgun sequence genome window below encodes:
- the LOC100145149 gene encoding uncharacterized protein LOC100145149 (The RefSeq protein has 2 substitutions compared to this genomic sequence), which translates to MELSEDLPHGHDSIVAHFDIRKSPEKRDPGWYLALMAPNEKGSDYAWLDPSRLYCNQQALQDCIEDLLLPFTDDQIDLVAGIDAMGFILGAAIAAHLGKGFLAIRKAGHLCVKTRSTNYADYSGKEKVMEVRTDVIKTGLRILLVDQWIETGGTMKAAIKLVEEQGGIVAGVATICIEDSEGGKWVKKHYKCSDCVPEYLRSHFNNHVLENVQLYYNQQNSCE; encoded by the exons ATGGAATTGTCGGAAGATTTACCAAATG GACATGACTCCATTGTTGCCCATTTTGATATCCGCAAGAGTCCAGAAAAGAGAGACCCAGGCTGGTACTTGGCTCTGATGGCTCCTAATGAAAAAGGCTCTGACTATGCCTGGCTCGATCCTTCCAGGCTGTATTGCAATCAACAG GCCCTGCAGGACTGCATTGAAGATCTGCTGCTACCCTTTACTGATGATCACATTGACCTTGTTGCTGGAATAGATGCCATGGGTTTTATACTTG GCGCTGCAATAGCTGCCCATCTGGGAAAAGGATTTTTGGCCATTAGGAAAGCAGGTCATCTGTGTGTGAAGACACGTAGTACGAACTATGCCGACTACTCCGGAAAAGAAAAGGTTATGGAGGTCCGAACTGATGTCATTAAAACAG GTTTGCGGATATTGCTGGTGGATCAGTGGATTGAAACTGGTGGAACAATGAAGGCCGCTATTAAACTGGTGGAAGAACAAGGTGGGATCGTTGCAG GTGTGGCTACAATCTGCATTGAGGACAGTGAGGGCGGTAAGTGGgtgaaaaaacattacaaatgctCAGACTGTGTTCCGGAATATCTGAGAAGCCACTTCAACAACCATGTTCTGGAGAATGTCCAGCTCTATTACAATCAGCAGAATAGTTGTGAATGA
- the LOC100145149 gene encoding uncharacterized protein LOC100145149 isoform X2, producing MAPNEKGSDYAWLDPSRLYCNQQALQDCIEDLLLPFTDDHIDLVAGIDAMGFILGAAIAAHLGKGFLAIRKAGHLCVKTRSTNYADYSGKEKVMEVRTDVIKTGLRILLVDQWIETGGTMKAAIKLVEEQGGIVAGVATICIEDSEGGKWVKKHYKCSDCVPEYLRSHFNNHVLENVQLYYNQQNSCE from the exons ATGGCTCCTAATGAAAAAGGCTCTGACTATGCCTGGCTCGATCCTTCCAGGCTGTATTGCAATCAACAG GCCCTGCAGGACTGCATTGAAGATCTGCTGCTACCCTTTACTGATGATCACATTGACCTTGTTGCTGGAATAGATGCCATGGGTTTTATACTTG GCGCTGCAATAGCTGCCCATCTGGGAAAAGGATTTTTGGCCATTAGGAAAGCAGGTCATCTGTGTGTGAAGACACGTAGTACGAACTATGCCGACTACTCCGGAAAAGAAAAGGTTATGGAGGTCCGAACTGATGTCATTAAAACAG GTTTGCGGATATTGCTGGTGGATCAGTGGATTGAAACTGGTGGAACAATGAAGGCCGCTATTAAACTGGTGGAAGAACAAGGTGGGATCGTTGCAG GTGTGGCTACAATCTGCATTGAGGACAGTGAGGGCGGTAAGTGGgtgaaaaaacattacaaatgctCAGACTGTGTTCCGGAATATCTGAGAAGCCACTTCAACAACCATGTTCTGGAGAATGTCCAGCTCTATTACAATCAGCAGAATAGTTGTGAATGA
- the LOC100145149 gene encoding uncharacterized protein LOC100145149 isoform X1, translating into MPGHDSIVAHFDIRKSPEKRDPGWYLALMAPNEKGSDYAWLDPSRLYCNQQALQDCIEDLLLPFTDDHIDLVAGIDAMGFILGAAIAAHLGKGFLAIRKAGHLCVKTRSTNYADYSGKEKVMEVRTDVIKTGLRILLVDQWIETGGTMKAAIKLVEEQGGIVAGVATICIEDSEGGKWVKKHYKCSDCVPEYLRSHFNNHVLENVQLYYNQQNSCE; encoded by the exons ATGCCAG GACATGACTCCATTGTTGCCCATTTTGATATCCGCAAGAGTCCAGAAAAGAGAGACCCAGGCTGGTACTTGGCTCTGATGGCTCCTAATGAAAAAGGCTCTGACTATGCCTGGCTCGATCCTTCCAGGCTGTATTGCAATCAACAG GCCCTGCAGGACTGCATTGAAGATCTGCTGCTACCCTTTACTGATGATCACATTGACCTTGTTGCTGGAATAGATGCCATGGGTTTTATACTTG GCGCTGCAATAGCTGCCCATCTGGGAAAAGGATTTTTGGCCATTAGGAAAGCAGGTCATCTGTGTGTGAAGACACGTAGTACGAACTATGCCGACTACTCCGGAAAAGAAAAGGTTATGGAGGTCCGAACTGATGTCATTAAAACAG GTTTGCGGATATTGCTGGTGGATCAGTGGATTGAAACTGGTGGAACAATGAAGGCCGCTATTAAACTGGTGGAAGAACAAGGTGGGATCGTTGCAG GTGTGGCTACAATCTGCATTGAGGACAGTGAGGGCGGTAAGTGGgtgaaaaaacattacaaatgctCAGACTGTGTTCCGGAATATCTGAGAAGCCACTTCAACAACCATGTTCTGGAGAATGTCCAGCTCTATTACAATCAGCAGAATAGTTGTGAATGA
- the proca1 gene encoding protein PROCA1, producing the protein AGANGELNYASSVKRSPAADSIKSLLFNVTIRPPCRAQYKAAELCDLSLSPGRGAELAQSMWEIPALLIGSVMCAVTGVRLEGKACALLSYQGHFTHYQVTDGRELVSSTWDSDSRLLSCSVSEDEEEVGSLFSRCSRKSQQGAGAVGLEEFAGAKLACEFSLRAAESGGQTTPAEPELRRVKRGFTYPGTLWCGAGNNAETFEDLGEHTATDACCRTHDHCAHVIHPFSYRYGYRNYLWHTISHCQCDTQFKDCLRRVNDTASRVVGQAFYNVIKVPCFEFMYKSQCVERYWYGWCKTYNNESVAVPKDSGLYDFGGDLIDQVSNEKEESPTQAPAEQPTLGQVMQATEDLLKLMMTVSPSTSSDLSKVEETKKKEKKKDKKKKKKKERKHKKGKGLKGKKKGQSQNQDKETPGKDLWGENIGKNEGILPVNQALDQVLDLGRKQDDFNDVLNDEPARNAAPTLHSSIIPVTSFEYLKSITKSLSLVSKPYTENPQKKKSRQGRKGKRERKKKSQTVAPVLEMLH; encoded by the exons GCTGGCGCTAATGGAGAGCTTAATTATGCATCAAGTGTGAAGCGATCTCCTGCCGCTGATAGCATCAAGTCCCTCCTCTTTAATGTCACTATCAGACCACCTTGCAGAGCCCAATATAAAGCCGCCGAGTTGTGCGACTTGTCGCTGTCTCCTGGCCGTGGTGCTGAACTGGCACAAAGCATGTGGGAGATCCCGGCTCTGCTGATAGGCAGCGTTATGTGCGCGGTGACTGGGGTCCGGCTGGAGGGCAAAGCCTGCGCTCTCCTGTCCTATCAGGGCCACTTCACCCACTACCAGGTGACAGACGGCAGGGAGCTGGTGAGCTCCACCTGGGACAGCGACAGTCGCTTGCTCTCTTGTTCTGTGAGTGAGGATGAGGAGGAGGTTGGCTCGTTATTCTCCAGGTGTAGCAGAAAGTCGCAGCAAGGCGCAGGGGCTGTGGGATTGGAAGAGTTTGCCGGAGCCAAATTGGCTTGTGAGTTTTCCCTGCGTGCGGCTGAGTCCGGCGGTCAGACAACCCCCGCGGAGCCGGAACTGCGCAGGGTGAAGCGCGGATTCACTTATCCCGGGACCCTGTGGTGCGGAGCGGGAAACAACGCGGAGACCTTTGAGGATCTAG GTGAACATACAGCAACTGATGCTTGCTGTCGGACACATGATCACTGCGCGCATGTCATCCATCCATTTTCATACCGCTATGGCTACAGAAACTACTTGTGGCACACCATCAGCCACTGTCAGTGTGACACGCA ATTTAAAGACTGCCTCCGAAGGGTGAATGACACTGCATCGCGGGTTGTGGGACAGGCGTTCTACAATGTCATCAAGGTTCCATGCTTTGAGTTTATGTACAAAAGCCAGTGTGTGGAAAGGTATTGGTATGGCTG GTGTAAGACGTACAATAATGAAAGTGTGGCTGTTCCCAAAGATTCTGGTTTATATGATTTTGGGGGAGATCTCATTGACCAAGTTTCCAATGAGAAGGAAGAGAGTCCCACCCAAGCGCCAGCCGAGCAGCCCACGCTGGGACAGGTTATGCAAGCCACAGAAGACCTACTGAAACTCATGATGACCGTGAGCCCAAGCACATCATCTGATCTTTCTAAGGTTGAAGAAACCaaaaagaaggagaagaagaaagacaagaagaagaaaaagaagaaggaaagaaagcATAAAAAGGGTAAAGGCcttaaaggaaaaaagaaaggcCAGTCTCAAAATCAGGACAAAGAAACTCCTGGCAAAGACCTCTGGGGAGAAAATATCGGCAAGAACGAGGGCATATTGCCTGTTAACCAAGCACTTGATCAAGTACTGGACCttggaaggaaacaagatgaCTTCAATGATGTTCTAAATGATGAACCTGCCAGAAACGCAGCTCCTACACTGCATAGCTCCATTATTCCTGTAACCAGCTTTGAGTATCTAAAGAGTATAACGAAGTCGCTGTCGCTTGTATCCAAACCTTACACTGAGAACCCACAGAAGAAGAAAAGCAGGCAGGGACGAAAGggaaaaagagagaggaaaaagAAATCCCAAACGGTGGCCCCAGTCTTAGAGATGTTACATTAG